The following coding sequences lie in one Corynebacterium humireducens NBRC 106098 = DSM 45392 genomic window:
- a CDS encoding Fic family protein, giving the protein MSDWIEKHWPGADGPGLSRRARMGGPYRAFLPDPLITRRINIPAALSRKASHVEQQILSLSNRGSLHTTGTGLEGISRFLLRSEAISSSRIEGIAPQPDKVAIAELRLEPGAPSASVAQLVANNVAILQQLSEKVRRTETIGLAEIIEAQELLLRNPRISGIRETQNWIGGSDYSPIEAEFVPPPPEVVPGLMDDLIEYLNGATHGALIQAALVHAQFETIHPFADGNGRVGRALIHVVLQRRGLVDYPVLPVSMVLGTWSDRYIHGLTRFRAPDSGSAGLSEWLDVFISAAEEAATQATRISREIDELRAEWRERVDAHRKSQGMDLTPVW; this is encoded by the coding sequence ATGTCTGATTGGATAGAGAAGCACTGGCCCGGAGCCGACGGCCCCGGGCTGAGTCGCAGAGCCAGGATGGGAGGTCCCTATCGGGCCTTCCTTCCGGATCCGCTCATCACTCGCCGTATCAACATCCCGGCAGCTCTGTCCCGGAAGGCGAGTCACGTTGAACAGCAGATCCTCTCACTGTCCAACCGTGGCTCCCTCCACACCACAGGCACCGGCCTGGAGGGAATTTCCCGCTTCCTTCTCCGGTCGGAGGCCATTTCCTCCTCCCGGATCGAAGGCATCGCCCCGCAACCGGACAAAGTGGCCATCGCGGAACTGCGCTTAGAACCTGGGGCGCCTTCAGCAAGTGTCGCCCAGCTGGTGGCCAACAACGTAGCCATCCTGCAGCAGCTGAGTGAGAAAGTCCGACGTACAGAAACCATCGGTCTGGCCGAGATTATCGAAGCCCAGGAGCTCCTCCTCAGGAACCCGCGCATCAGCGGCATCCGGGAGACCCAGAACTGGATCGGAGGATCCGACTACTCCCCCATCGAGGCTGAGTTCGTCCCGCCTCCCCCGGAGGTGGTTCCCGGACTGATGGATGACCTGATCGAATACCTCAACGGTGCCACTCATGGCGCACTTATTCAGGCAGCGCTCGTGCATGCCCAGTTCGAGACGATTCATCCGTTCGCAGACGGCAACGGCCGCGTCGGCCGAGCACTCATTCACGTCGTCCTGCAGCGCCGCGGTCTGGTGGACTACCCGGTCCTACCTGTCAGCATGGTCCTGGGCACCTGGTCCGACCGGTATATCCACGGGCTCACCCGGTTCCGGGCACCTGATTCCGGGTCTGCCGGACTGAGTGAGTGGCTGGATGTCTTCATCTCTGCTGCTGAAGAAGCTGCCACGCAGGCGACACGGATCTCCCGTGAGATTGATGAACTCCGTGCTGAGTGGCGGGAACGTGTCGATGCCCACCGGAAGTCACAGGGCATGGACCTGACCCCTGTTTGGTAG